One window from the genome of Candidatus Zymogenus saltonus encodes:
- a CDS encoding cupin domain-containing protein → MKVISLKDVEKIRPEMEGAEGVLKQVPIGLADGSPNFSFRVFTIEPGGHTPYHTHPFEHINYVIEGRGEIIDGKGDAKAVSPGDFALIKPNEKHQYRNSADAPLMVICAVPKEYE, encoded by the coding sequence AGGTGATTAGCCTGAAGGACGTTGAGAAGATAAGGCCCGAGATGGAGGGGGCAGAGGGTGTCTTGAAGCAGGTCCCTATCGGTTTGGCGGATGGCTCCCCGAACTTCTCATTTCGGGTGTTCACCATAGAGCCGGGCGGCCACACGCCCTACCACACGCACCCCTTCGAACACATCAACTATGTCATCGAGGGCCGGGGGGAGATAATCGACGGGAAGGGTGACGCAAAGGCCGTCTCCCCGGGTGACTTCGCCCTGATAAAGCCTAACGAGAAGCACCAGTACAGAAACTCCGCTGACGCCCCCCTCATGGTTATCTGCGCCGTCCCTAAGGAGTACGAGTGA
- a CDS encoding 2,3-bisphosphoglycerate-independent phosphoglycerate mutase, producing MVKKPVILIIMDGWGIREGAEYNAIAAAETPNVDAMIAKYPFTTLGASGSSVGLPDGQMGNSEVGHLNLGAGRIVYQDYTRVNKAIEDGSFYKNEAVLDLIDKVKRSGGALHIMGLLSDGGVHSHIEHIFAAVRAAKEGGLKEVYFHAFLDGRDTPPTSGAGYMSRLVNFFKAEKIGAIASVGGRYWGMDRDNRWDRVKKGYDAIVLGVGRLGEDPVGAIESAYKMGETDEFVQPTAIVKGGRPVGPIKDGDGVFFVNFRADRAREITRALTFPSFNGFIREKVPTLAGFLTMTEYEDDFGLPMAFPPIDLKNILGEIISGMGEKQLRIAETEKYAHVTFFFSGGVEEEFPGEARVLIPSPKEVATYDLKPEMSAREVASAVIDRIDQKKFSLIVLNFANPDMVGHSGVMDAAVVAVGVVDECVGKVVEAARRAGYTALITADHGNAEEMWDYKNNMPHTAHTTNRVPFIAVDDEFVGRSLRSGILADVAPTILAIMGIAAPAEMTGSSLLE from the coding sequence ATGGTAAAAAAACCGGTTATCTTGATCATCATGGACGGATGGGGGATAAGGGAAGGAGCCGAGTATAACGCAATCGCAGCGGCCGAGACGCCCAACGTGGACGCCATGATAGCGAAATACCCATTCACGACGCTCGGGGCGAGCGGATCGAGCGTAGGACTCCCGGACGGCCAGATGGGAAACAGCGAGGTCGGCCACCTGAACCTGGGCGCGGGGAGGATCGTCTATCAGGATTACACAAGGGTGAACAAGGCGATAGAGGACGGAAGCTTCTACAAGAACGAGGCCGTCCTTGATCTGATCGACAAGGTGAAGAGAAGCGGCGGCGCTCTCCATATCATGGGGCTTTTATCGGACGGGGGCGTTCACAGCCACATAGAGCACATCTTCGCGGCGGTTCGGGCGGCGAAGGAGGGCGGGCTGAAAGAGGTATACTTCCACGCCTTTCTTGACGGCAGGGATACCCCCCCCACCAGCGGCGCCGGGTATATGTCCCGGCTGGTGAATTTCTTCAAGGCGGAAAAGATCGGGGCGATAGCATCAGTCGGCGGCAGGTACTGGGGGATGGACAGGGACAACCGCTGGGACAGGGTTAAGAAGGGATACGATGCGATAGTCTTGGGTGTGGGGAGATTGGGGGAAGACCCGGTCGGCGCGATAGAGTCGGCCTACAAGATGGGAGAGACGGACGAGTTCGTTCAGCCCACGGCCATCGTAAAAGGGGGCAGACCGGTGGGGCCGATAAAAGATGGCGACGGGGTCTTTTTTGTAAACTTCCGGGCGGACCGAGCCAGGGAGATCACGAGGGCGCTGACGTTTCCGAGCTTTAACGGCTTTATCAGAGAAAAGGTGCCGACCCTCGCGGGTTTTCTTACCATGACCGAGTACGAAGACGATTTCGGTCTGCCGATGGCGTTTCCGCCCATCGATCTAAAAAATATACTCGGCGAGATAATAAGCGGGATGGGCGAGAAGCAGCTCAGGATAGCCGAGACGGAGAAGTACGCCCACGTCACCTTTTTCTTCTCCGGCGGGGTGGAGGAGGAGTTCCCAGGCGAGGCGAGGGTGCTTATTCCCTCGCCGAAGGAAGTGGCCACGTATGACTTGAAGCCGGAGATGAGCGCCCGGGAGGTGGCGTCTGCCGTGATCGACCGAATCGATCAGAAAAAATTCTCCCTTATAGTCCTGAACTTTGCCAACCCCGACATGGTGGGACACTCCGGGGTGATGGATGCGGCGGTTGTGGCTGTGGGCGTCGTAGATGAGTGCGTGGGAAAGGTGGTCGAGGCGGCAAGGCGGGCGGGATACACGGCCCTTATTACCGCGGACCACGGAAACGCCGAGGAGATGTGGGATTACAAAAACAATATGCCCCATACCGCCCACACAACGAATCGCGTTCCGTTTATTGCGGTCGACGACGAATTTGTCGGGCGATCCCTCAGGTCAGGGATCCTGGCGGACGTCGCCCCCACGATCCTTGCGATTATGGGGATTGCGGCTCCCGCGGAGATGACGGGGTCATCCCTCTTGGAGTGA
- a CDS encoding calcium/sodium antiporter, whose product MCFDLLMNSLLTAIGFVLLIWGAGLLVNGAVSLAKRAGISNLVIGLTLVAFGTSAPELAASLNAALKGIGDIACGNIVGSNIANLGLVMGASAIFMPIAIKKNTAFWEIPFVIILSVVFWLMEKDLLFNRFDGVVLIILFLVFTIYCIITAKADTDVELDMIEIEIVKEKSLSISRAFFYAASGIVFLAAGSDYLVKGATGLAVNFGVSEAVIAVSIVALGTSLPELITSVIAAYKGEGDISIGNILGSNIFNFLIVGGVSALVRPFTLSRRIFAFDTPVMLFITVILFTIVTTRRKIGRIEGVFYVLFYFAYIAVVYIFPDGLFISK is encoded by the coding sequence ATGTGTTTTGATCTTCTGATGAACTCCTTATTGACTGCTATCGGTTTTGTGCTTCTTATATGGGGTGCGGGTCTCCTTGTCAACGGCGCGGTGAGCCTGGCCAAGAGGGCCGGAATATCAAACCTCGTCATAGGGTTGACGCTCGTAGCCTTCGGGACGTCCGCCCCGGAGCTTGCGGCCTCGCTGAACGCCGCACTCAAAGGGATCGGTGACATCGCCTGCGGCAACATCGTGGGGAGCAACATCGCAAACCTCGGCCTCGTTATGGGAGCGTCGGCGATATTCATGCCGATCGCCATAAAGAAGAACACTGCCTTCTGGGAAATCCCCTTTGTCATCATACTCAGCGTAGTCTTCTGGCTCATGGAAAAGGACCTTCTCTTCAACCGCTTTGACGGAGTCGTCTTGATAATCCTCTTTCTGGTATTTACGATCTACTGTATCATAACGGCAAAGGCGGATACCGATGTCGAATTGGATATGATAGAGATAGAAATTGTCAAGGAAAAGTCCCTTTCGATCTCCAGGGCGTTCTTCTATGCGGCCTCCGGGATCGTCTTTCTGGCGGCCGGATCGGACTACCTGGTCAAGGGCGCCACGGGGCTCGCCGTCAACTTCGGTGTGTCGGAGGCCGTTATCGCAGTCTCCATAGTGGCGCTCGGGACATCTCTCCCGGAGCTGATAACCTCCGTGATTGCTGCGTACAAGGGGGAGGGCGACATCAGCATCGGTAACATACTGGGCAGTAATATCTTCAACTTTCTCATCGTTGGTGGAGTTTCGGCCCTGGTCAGGCCGTTTACCCTCTCAAGGCGGATATTTGCGTTCGACACGCCTGTAATGCTCTTCATAACCGTTATCCTCTTCACTATCGTGACCACAAGGAGGAAGATTGGGAGGATAGAGGGGGTCTTTTACGTTCTCTTCTACTTCGCCTATATCGCCGTTGTCTATATCTTCCCCGACGGCCTCTTTATATCTAAATAG
- a CDS encoding 4-vinyl reductase translates to MEDRLVSNMTFRVMLLGINEIVGQNGLDVVLNFTGLTKYRNAIPPNNDLVEDCWISEATGLDKGIEEIFGGNGAAAILVQVGKKQAVWGLEENGEVAGQLKKTMDGKGDFERIKMILTITATIISAQMNTEVWIEEDDDAVYYCDKSATHCFNRTSILPVCFVTVGFLLGLVEWATGKNDWRVKETRCMALGEEYCAYRVSKRVEH, encoded by the coding sequence ATGGAAGACAGGTTGGTCAGCAACATGACATTCAGGGTGATGCTCTTGGGCATTAACGAGATAGTGGGGCAGAACGGCCTCGACGTTGTCCTAAACTTCACCGGATTGACCAAATACAGGAACGCAATCCCGCCCAACAACGACCTCGTCGAGGACTGCTGGATATCTGAGGCGACCGGGCTCGACAAGGGGATCGAGGAGATATTCGGCGGCAATGGCGCCGCGGCGATCCTCGTTCAGGTGGGGAAAAAGCAGGCGGTCTGGGGCCTCGAAGAAAACGGGGAGGTGGCGGGACAGCTCAAAAAAACCATGGATGGCAAGGGCGATTTCGAGCGGATAAAGATGATCCTCACAATAACCGCTACGATCATCTCCGCCCAGATGAACACCGAGGTATGGATCGAGGAGGATGATGACGCCGTGTACTACTGCGACAAGAGCGCAACTCACTGCTTTAACCGAACCAGTATATTGCCGGTCTGCTTTGTGACCGTGGGCTTTCTCCTCGGGCTGGTCGAGTGGGCCACCGGAAAGAACGACTGGAGGGTCAAGGAGACCCGATGCATGGCCCTCGGCGAGGAATACTGCGCCTATCGTGTTTCGAAGAGGGTGGAGCACTGA
- a CDS encoding bifunctional methionine sulfoxide reductase B/A protein: MKEEEIKNRLNPQEYHVLRERGTEPPFSGKYYKNKMRGEYSCKVCGNKLFESETKFDSGTGWPSFFDVEKDSVELKQDRSHGMVRTEVVCKRCGSHLGHLFDDGPRPTGKRYCINSVSLDFTGDETETKRAAFGAGCFWQVEEVFRNVKGVVNTTVGYAGGDKENPTYREVCGNKTGHAETLLVEYNPKEVSYRELLDVFFALHDPTQLNRQGPDIGSQYRSVIFFYDKAQKDEALKAIGEKQKKCSKKIVTEVVPASNFYRAEEYHQRYLEKRGMKSCGI; encoded by the coding sequence ATGAAAGAGGAAGAGATAAAAAATAGACTTAACCCCCAGGAATACCATGTATTGAGGGAGAGGGGGACGGAGCCCCCCTTCAGCGGGAAATATTACAAAAACAAGATGAGGGGGGAATACTCGTGCAAGGTCTGCGGGAATAAGTTGTTTGAGTCTGAAACAAAGTTCGATTCGGGCACCGGCTGGCCGAGCTTTTTTGACGTGGAAAAAGACTCCGTTGAGCTTAAGCAAGACAGGAGCCACGGCATGGTGCGCACCGAGGTCGTCTGCAAGAGGTGCGGGAGCCATCTGGGACATTTGTTTGACGACGGGCCGAGGCCCACCGGAAAGAGGTACTGCATAAACTCGGTCTCCCTCGATTTTACGGGAGACGAGACGGAGACTAAGAGGGCGGCGTTCGGGGCGGGGTGCTTCTGGCAGGTGGAGGAGGTCTTCAGAAACGTCAAGGGCGTCGTCAATACGACGGTCGGGTACGCCGGGGGGGACAAGGAGAACCCGACCTACAGGGAGGTCTGCGGGAACAAGACCGGCCACGCGGAGACACTCCTCGTGGAGTACAACCCGAAGGAGGTCTCGTACAGGGAGCTTCTCGACGTCTTTTTCGCCCTGCACGACCCGACCCAACTGAACAGGCAGGGGCCGGATATAGGGAGCCAGTACAGGTCGGTGATATTTTTCTATGACAAAGCGCAGAAAGACGAGGCGCTGAAAGCAATAGGTGAAAAACAGAAGAAGTGCAGCAAGAAGATAGTCACCGAGGTCGTACCGGCGTCGAACTTCTACAGGGCGGAGGAGTACCATCAGCGCTATCTGGAGAAGAGGGGAATGAAGAGCTGCGGCATTTAG
- a CDS encoding long-chain-fatty-acid--CoA ligase yields MLIGDILTRAAKWFPEKEAVVFEGTRLTYKEFNDRTNRLAHALLEMGVKKDERVAVVCHNSNHYGEILFALAKIGAVSTNLNWRLSPKELAFLIDDSEANIVLFSKRFEHLYGPTKEQIPKKLKYIAVDGKIDEEMIDYEELIAKYPADEPLVEVSMDDTFLQLYTSGTTGRPKGVMLTHKNMMANAVSTIIEMEMTRDMNVLGLLPIFHIAIFVLINLVLIGGKVTFIHSFDIPTVLKTMQDEKITAVGFTPVIFKFLLDHPDIDKYDLSSLRQVIYATAPMPVDLLRRSLEKFKCDFIQFFGMTEMSPTLTMLIPDDHVLDGPEHKVKWLGSAGRPISNVEVRIIDEKGNDCPPGVTGEIIGRGDNVMKGYHKMVDATAEAIRDGWYYTGDMGYFDEYGYLFIADRKKDMIISGGENIYPREVEEAILLLEGVFEVAVIGVPDDEWGESVKAILVKTPGAEITEEDVISHCKANIASYKKPKSVDFVDMLPRSALGKVLKHELRAPFWEGRDRKV; encoded by the coding sequence ATGCTTATCGGCGATATCCTTACAAGAGCCGCGAAGTGGTTTCCGGAAAAGGAGGCGGTCGTATTCGAGGGGACGAGGCTCACCTACAAGGAGTTTAACGACAGGACGAACCGCCTCGCCCACGCCCTTTTGGAGATGGGTGTGAAAAAGGACGAGAGGGTGGCGGTCGTCTGCCACAACTCCAACCACTACGGGGAGATCCTGTTTGCCCTGGCAAAAATCGGGGCGGTATCCACAAACCTGAACTGGCGCCTCTCCCCCAAGGAGCTGGCCTTTCTGATCGACGACTCGGAGGCGAATATCGTCCTCTTCTCCAAGAGGTTCGAGCACCTCTATGGGCCGACGAAGGAGCAGATACCTAAGAAGCTGAAATATATAGCCGTTGACGGCAAAATCGACGAAGAGATGATCGACTACGAGGAGCTGATAGCCAAATACCCCGCGGACGAGCCTTTGGTCGAAGTCTCGATGGACGACACCTTCCTCCAGCTCTACACGAGCGGAACGACGGGACGACCGAAGGGGGTCATGCTCACCCATAAGAACATGATGGCAAACGCGGTAAGCACAATAATCGAGATGGAGATGACAAGGGACATGAACGTCCTCGGGCTGCTGCCGATCTTTCACATAGCCATCTTCGTCCTCATCAACCTCGTTCTGATCGGAGGAAAGGTGACGTTCATCCACTCCTTCGACATCCCCACGGTCTTAAAGACGATGCAGGACGAGAAGATCACCGCCGTCGGGTTCACGCCTGTGATATTCAAGTTCCTCCTCGACCACCCGGACATAGACAAGTACGACCTCAGCTCCCTAAGGCAGGTGATCTACGCCACGGCCCCCATGCCGGTCGATCTCCTGAGACGCTCCCTGGAGAAGTTCAAGTGCGACTTCATCCAGTTCTTCGGGATGACGGAGATGAGCCCGACGCTCACCATGCTCATCCCCGATGACCACGTCCTGGACGGGCCGGAGCACAAGGTAAAGTGGCTCGGGTCCGCCGGCAGGCCCATCAGCAACGTGGAGGTGAGGATCATCGACGAAAAGGGGAATGACTGCCCGCCGGGCGTGACGGGCGAGATCATAGGGAGGGGCGACAATGTCATGAAGGGATACCACAAGATGGTGGATGCCACCGCCGAAGCCATAAGGGACGGCTGGTACTACACTGGGGACATGGGATACTTCGATGAGTACGGCTACCTCTTCATCGCCGACCGGAAGAAGGATATGATAATCTCCGGCGGCGAGAACATCTACCCGAGGGAGGTGGAGGAGGCGATCCTCCTCTTGGAAGGCGTCTTCGAGGTGGCAGTGATCGGCGTTCCGGACGACGAGTGGGGCGAGTCGGTAAAGGCGATATTGGTAAAGACCCCGGGAGCGGAGATCACCGAAGAGGACGTTATTTCACACTGCAAGGCGAACATCGCCAGCTATAAGAAGCCTAAAAGCGTGGACTTCGTGGATATGCTCCCGAGAAGCGCCCTGGGCAAGGTCTTAAAGCACGAGCTTCGCGCCCCGTTCTGGGAGGGGAGGGACAGGAAGGTGTAA
- a CDS encoding nitronate monooxygenase, producing MKTRVTELLGIKYPILMGGMHWVSFSKMVAAVANAGGVGFIPTASFKGVGELREEIRKTKDLTDGPIGLNISLLPNVDPGEIVMDFLELGIKEKVAAFETAGRAPDRFVPILKEANIPIIHKVPQVRFAKKAEDIGVDAVIVVGFECAGYVGGAEITTQILVNKASRLLKIPVIAGGGITNGKSLVSALALGAEGVLMGTRFLASEESGIHKNYKEWLTKAAETDTMVLLKSISMPVRSIKNEAAKKLAEIEADGGTMEELLTFAADKMGKAANEKGDVDMGLISMGEGIGLIDEIKGINEIVKDIVSEAEEVMERLNKAIVKE from the coding sequence ATAAAGACAAGGGTAACCGAACTTCTCGGGATAAAATATCCCATCCTGATGGGAGGGATGCACTGGGTGTCTTTCTCAAAGATGGTGGCCGCGGTGGCCAACGCCGGGGGGGTCGGCTTCATTCCCACCGCCTCGTTCAAGGGCGTCGGCGAGCTCAGAGAAGAGATCAGGAAGACGAAAGACCTGACGGACGGCCCCATCGGCCTTAACATCTCTCTTCTCCCGAACGTGGACCCGGGCGAAATCGTCATGGACTTTCTCGAGCTGGGGATTAAAGAGAAGGTAGCCGCATTCGAGACCGCCGGCCGCGCCCCTGACCGCTTCGTCCCGATATTGAAAGAGGCGAATATCCCGATAATCCACAAGGTCCCCCAGGTGAGGTTCGCAAAAAAGGCGGAGGATATCGGCGTTGACGCCGTTATAGTGGTCGGCTTTGAGTGCGCCGGCTACGTGGGCGGGGCGGAGATAACCACTCAGATACTGGTCAACAAAGCGTCGAGGCTTCTAAAGATACCCGTGATCGCCGGGGGCGGCATAACGAACGGGAAAAGCCTTGTTTCGGCCCTGGCCTTAGGAGCCGAGGGGGTGCTGATGGGGACGAGGTTTCTGGCCTCGGAGGAGTCCGGCATCCACAAAAACTATAAGGAGTGGTTAACAAAGGCCGCGGAGACCGACACCATGGTACTTCTGAAATCGATCTCGATGCCGGTGAGGTCGATAAAAAACGAGGCGGCGAAAAAGCTCGCCGAGATAGAGGCGGACGGGGGGACCATGGAAGAGTTATTGACCTTTGCGGCGGACAAGATGGGAAAGGCGGCAAACGAGAAGGGGGATGTGGATATGGGCCTCATATCGATGGGTGAGGGGATAGGACTCATAGATGAGATAAAGGGCATCAACGAAATAGTAAAAGATATCGTCTCCGAGGCGGAGGAGGTAATGGAAAGGCTCAACAAGGCGATTGTGAAAGAATAA
- a CDS encoding enoyl-CoA hydratase/isomerase family protein — MSKDVVLTERDGLNLIVTINRNEKRNALNEDIIYGLRDVFESIKTDSQVRCIIVRGEGKGFSAGIDFSFLAGLGLIGGSGDLVRSKIAEAQSIINLITDIEKPVIYAIHGFCFGMALEVILSGDFRIARKGTEFGIQEVAVGFIPDVGGITRLTRLLGPVKAKELIMTAKIIDADEAKEIQLVNDVVQDEMEGALALASQLNKNAPLAVGLAKKLINRGQHMDTRSFLELEAIGQSTLMHTNDVKEGITAKLEKREAKFKGE, encoded by the coding sequence ATGTCGAAGGATGTTGTTTTGACGGAAAGAGACGGCTTAAACCTGATCGTTACAATAAACAGGAACGAGAAGAGGAACGCACTGAACGAGGATATAATATACGGGCTTCGGGATGTCTTTGAGAGCATCAAGACCGACTCTCAGGTGAGGTGCATTATCGTAAGGGGGGAGGGAAAGGGCTTTTCAGCCGGGATAGACTTCAGCTTTCTTGCGGGCCTCGGGCTTATCGGGGGGAGCGGGGACTTGGTCCGCTCCAAGATCGCAGAGGCGCAGTCGATCATCAACCTGATAACTGATATCGAGAAGCCGGTGATCTACGCGATCCACGGTTTCTGCTTCGGAATGGCGCTGGAGGTGATACTCTCCGGCGATTTCCGGATAGCGAGGAAGGGGACCGAGTTCGGCATTCAGGAGGTGGCCGTAGGATTCATCCCGGACGTGGGGGGGATAACGAGGCTGACGCGGCTTTTGGGGCCGGTAAAGGCGAAGGAGCTCATAATGACCGCGAAGATCATCGACGCCGACGAGGCGAAGGAGATTCAGCTCGTCAACGATGTGGTTCAGGACGAGATGGAGGGGGCCCTAGCACTGGCGTCACAATTGAACAAGAACGCACCGCTGGCGGTGGGGCTGGCAAAGAAGCTGATCAACCGCGGCCAGCACATGGATACCCGGTCATTCTTGGAGCTGGAGGCGATAGGCCAGTCGACGCTCATGCACACAAATGACGTGAAGGAGGGGATAACGGCAAAGCTGGAGAAGAGGGAGGCAAAATTTAAGGGGGAGTAG
- a CDS encoding crotonase/enoyl-CoA hydratase family protein has translation MAKKYEVFEVEKKDHVAWLFMNRPEKRNAVGKIFFKEILEVMGELEDDDDVRVVILAGRGKCFTAGTDLFDLFSEVPGIAEKGVMGRKRYNLVKFIIDGQESISVFDKFRKPVIAAIHHYCIGAGVDIITACDIRLATEDALFSVREARLGVVADVGTLQRLPRIVGEGYAKELTYTTKDISAKRANEIGLINCVYKDIDALYAGAEAMAKEIAEQSPLAVMSAKEVMNYCRDKSVADGLNYVAQRSANILPSEDIFEALKAFTEKRKPDFKGE, from the coding sequence ATGGCAAAGAAATACGAGGTATTCGAGGTCGAAAAGAAGGATCATGTCGCCTGGTTGTTCATGAACCGCCCCGAAAAGAGAAACGCCGTGGGGAAGATCTTCTTTAAGGAGATATTGGAGGTCATGGGGGAGCTGGAGGACGACGACGATGTGCGCGTGGTGATCCTGGCGGGGAGGGGAAAATGCTTCACCGCCGGGACCGACCTCTTCGACCTGTTCAGCGAGGTCCCCGGGATCGCCGAGAAGGGCGTTATGGGGAGGAAGCGCTACAATCTGGTGAAGTTCATCATCGACGGGCAGGAGTCGATATCGGTGTTCGACAAGTTCAGAAAGCCCGTGATAGCGGCCATCCACCACTACTGCATAGGGGCGGGCGTCGACATCATCACGGCGTGCGATATAAGGCTCGCCACGGAGGACGCCCTGTTTTCCGTCAGGGAGGCGAGGCTCGGGGTCGTGGCGGACGTGGGCACGCTCCAGAGGCTCCCGAGGATCGTGGGGGAGGGCTACGCAAAGGAGCTGACCTATACGACAAAGGACATCAGCGCCAAGAGGGCAAACGAGATAGGGCTTATAAACTGTGTCTACAAGGACATCGACGCCCTGTACGCCGGGGCGGAGGCGATGGCGAAAGAGATCGCCGAGCAGTCGCCGCTGGCGGTCATGTCGGCGAAGGAGGTCATGAACTACTGCAGGGACAAGAGCGTTGCCGACGGACTGAACTACGTGGCCCAGAGGAGCGCCAACATCCTCCCCTCGGAGGACATCTTTGAAGCCTTAAAGGCGTTTACCGAGAAGAGAAAACCTGACTTTAAGGGCGAGTAA
- a CDS encoding long-chain fatty acid--CoA ligase, whose amino-acid sequence MKEKLWYKSYAPGIEKNLKYEKVTISNALTRSAERFPDNVAIDFMGKRITYKELNGMVNQFSRALLDLGVKKGDKVAVCIPNIPQLIVANLAIFRIGAVAVQNNPLYSERELQYQLDDSDSTVIITFSLLVPRVQKIMSGTKIKKIIACHIHSYLPFPIKQLFPIVKKAMYRKIEPTEDLLIFKDLIKKYSTEPVKDESKWDELSTLLYTGGTTGVSKGVMLSHANISSNVQQIVGWFTDMEPGVHQMVGTIPVFHSAGFTVVQNVNIWQGWENILIARPEAETIAKIVKKYKPSILPGVPTIFVGLLNNPKFRSMDLSFIKGFFSGAAPLAMDTIRDLKELTGATMVEVYGMTEASPVATGTPWGGEIKAGTVGIPFPDTDVKIVDVETGKKEMKVGESGEIIIKGPQIMMGYYKKPEETKNSLKNGYFYTGDIGVFDEDGYLKIVDRKKDMIIAGGYNIYPVELDNTLFDHPKILEACTIGVPDKYRGETVKAFIVPKAGETLTEEEVIAFCKERLAAYKVPKIIEFMDELPKSAIGKVLRRELKKMDLEKAGK is encoded by the coding sequence ATGAAAGAGAAGTTATGGTATAAGTCTTATGCGCCTGGGATTGAGAAGAACCTCAAGTACGAGAAGGTCACAATATCTAATGCTCTGACGAGGTCAGCGGAGAGATTTCCCGACAACGTGGCCATCGACTTCATGGGAAAGCGGATTACCTACAAAGAGCTCAACGGGATGGTAAACCAGTTTTCAAGGGCGCTCCTTGACCTCGGTGTCAAAAAGGGGGACAAGGTCGCGGTATGCATCCCCAACATACCCCAGCTTATCGTGGCGAATCTCGCAATATTCAGAATAGGAGCGGTGGCGGTTCAGAACAATCCCCTCTACTCCGAGCGGGAGCTTCAGTACCAGCTTGACGACTCCGACTCAACCGTAATAATCACCTTTTCTCTCCTCGTGCCCCGGGTCCAGAAGATCATGTCGGGGACGAAGATAAAGAAGATAATAGCGTGCCACATTCACTCATATCTGCCCTTTCCGATAAAACAGCTTTTCCCGATAGTCAAAAAGGCGATGTATCGCAAGATCGAGCCTACCGAAGACCTATTGATCTTCAAAGACCTTATAAAAAAATATTCCACGGAGCCGGTCAAGGACGAAAGCAAGTGGGACGAACTTTCAACTCTTTTGTACACCGGCGGAACCACGGGGGTCAGCAAGGGGGTTATGCTCTCCCACGCGAACATCAGCTCCAACGTCCAGCAGATCGTCGGCTGGTTTACAGACATGGAGCCGGGGGTGCACCAGATGGTGGGCACCATACCGGTGTTTCACTCGGCGGGATTTACCGTGGTTCAGAACGTTAATATCTGGCAGGGATGGGAAAATATCTTGATAGCGAGGCCGGAGGCGGAGACGATCGCTAAGATCGTAAAGAAATACAAGCCCTCGATACTCCCAGGCGTCCCGACTATCTTCGTGGGACTTCTGAACAACCCGAAGTTCAGGAGCATGGACCTCTCTTTCATAAAGGGATTTTTCTCCGGGGCGGCACCCTTGGCGATGGATACGATAAGGGACCTTAAGGAGCTTACCGGCGCCACGATGGTGGAAGTCTACGGAATGACCGAGGCGTCCCCCGTGGCCACCGGCACCCCCTGGGGCGGGGAGATCAAGGCGGGGACGGTGGGGATTCCGTTTCCGGACACCGATGTCAAGATAGTCGACGTGGAGACCGGGAAGAAGGAGATGAAGGTCGGGGAGTCGGGCGAGATAATCATCAAGGGACCGCAGATAATGATGGGCTATTACAAAAAGCCGGAGGAGACCAAGAACTCCCTCAAGAACGGGTATTTCTACACGGGAGACATCGGCGTATTCGACGAGGACGGCTACCTGAAGATCGTCGACAGAAAGAAGGACATGATAATAGCCGGCGGCTACAACATATATCCGGTGGAGTTGGACAACACCCTCTTCGACCACCCGAAGATCCTCGAGGCGTGCACCATCGGGGTGCCTGACAAATATCGCGGCGAGACGGTAAAGGCCTTTATCGTCCCGAAGGCGGGGGAGACTCTGACCGAGGAGGAGGTGATCGCCTTTTGCAAGGAGAGGCTCGCCGCATATAAGGTTCCGAAGATCATCGAGTTCATGGACGAGCTGCCGAAGAGCGCCATAGGAAAAGTCCTGAGACGGGAGCTCAAGAAGATGGATCTCGAGAAGGCTGGGAAGTAA